gaataataaaacagGTGAACCAAGAAGCAGATAAAAACAGCAAAGGTCTATTAAATTCTAAATAAGGtgaaaattaaatgtttttaaaaagagaaataacTTATGGACCATAAACcgttaaaagaaaaaaatggaagaataaaaattgttgTCTGAAGAAGACCCCAAAGTGATTAAAACTGAGCAGTCATTTTACTCTTTGCACGAAtcttttttccaaagaagaaaaaggcAAATGGCATAGGAATTAAAGCGGTAGCAATAAATCCTAAAAGCGAACCTGCCCATCCAACGCCCATATTATGAAACATTTGTACTGCAAAAAGGGGAAATCCTCCAGCAACAGCACTCCTCATGATGACATTTGCTGCAAAAACAGAGGCAGCACGGAATAAATATGCGTCTAACAAATAGTTAAGgcattgcaaaaaaataagtaaaattCCAGCACCCGTTAAAAGGCCAGAGAGAGTTGGAACGATCCAGTGAACATATGTATAATAACCAGACCAAGCTAGCCAAAAAATACCTGCaggaaacaaaaaagagcCTATCATCATTGGAGGTAACCTAGCCTCAGGCGCCGGCTTATTTCCGGCTTTAATGACTTGGCGAAAATACCATGGttcaaataaacaattgatGCCACATCCAATGAATACACCTACCAGTATACCAATATAAGGAAGAGCTGAGACACCAAGAGGAAAATGGCGTCCTTCTTGAAAGATTACAGGATAAGCTTCCAACAACAGATAAATAATGGCATAGACAAACGAACAGTACAAGGAGACGAGAAACACGATGGGTTCAGTGGCAAGCATCTTAAGGGGAATAAGTAAATAGTTCATTATAATATCACGAGCCGATAGCgattcttcttcagatCTGGCATGAACCAGTTGATTTCCAGTTATTTCTCGATACTCCTGTACCTTATTTTCTGTGATGGTTTTTAAATAAGTCTCTTCACAGAAGAGGTAAATGAGAATGATAGACAAAAATCCCATAAACGAAGTGATGTACTCAGTCCATCTCCACCCCAAATAAGATTTCGTCAAGAAGCCACCTACAATTGGAGCAACTAATGGACCAACAAAAATTACAGCAGCAAAGATGGTAATAGCAGTACCGCGGTATCGGTTGGGATACATATCAGCGAAAGCAGCAGCCACGACACAAAGAGGAACACAGGCACCATAACCACCGAAGAAACGACAAATCATGATAGTTTGAATGTCTTGTGCTGTAGCCACGGCAATTTGAAACAcactaaaaagaaaaagcccGATGTATAAAGGTGTTTTACGACCTGTAATTTCGGACATAGGAGCCCAACAAATTGGTCCTAAACAATAGCCAAGCATGAAAAGAGAAACATTAAGCAACGAAGTTGTCATACCAATATGGTATTTTTTAGCAAGAGTAGCGGAAGCAGGGGAGAGAACGGATGAACCCCATGCAATTGTTAAAGATGCATAAGCGTAAATTGAAGTGGTCTTCATCTTACGCCAAAAAGTCCAATTTAAAGCAATGGAAGGACTGTCAGGAGccaattcaaaaataaataactcGGGTGCCTCTACCGTAGGAAATTGCTTACCTTGAAAATCCGGGTCACTAAGCAATTTAGCCATGGGGGGTTCCAATTCACCCTTCTCAgctaaagaagaaatgtCGGACAACTCATTGGCTGGTTCACGACTATTCATATTGCCATTAGCAGGGTAATAGGCTGAAGCAGAATTGGAAAGGTTTCTATACAATGATCCATGGGTCGGTACTTGGTACAAAGAAGGATTGTCAGTAGCACTGCGATACTGCCCTTCAGGCTCCGTAGTGGCTGACTGGTAAGCACCATTCAGCACATCATTAGTGTTTTTTGGAGTATCGGCATTAACAGAGGATTCCGacattaataaaacaatggttaataataaaaataatggcGTAAATCAGTTGTatgaaatggaaaaagGTCAATTAGATGCAATCTTCCTATTCTTATATCAAAAGGAAAGATCCTGATGTAAAAAACGCAAGCACAAAgaaataaaggaaaaatcaattatatGAAGTTCAAtgacttttaaaaaatattctttttgacaaaaataGATTGAtgtaattaaaatacaaGAGTGCGCTCCGATAATCACAGTCACTCAAAtaagagaaagaaaaggtaTAAACGAGAACGAGCAAAGAGGAATGattatatgttttttcGTAGAATGAAAGAactgttttttaatagaaaaaatcGGCGAAGCCTAAAAGGGATAAAAGCCTGTTCTTCTGCGTGAATAATTTATGCGacaaatacttttttatgTTAGGAAGATGTACTATACAACAATCAGTGAGCGTGCACCAGTGTTTCAATCTATTCTTTTGAATCAAGAAAACactaaaaaatgaattttcaaGAGGGCATCCTACTATTTATATAGTAAATTGCCTcgataaataaaaaaatatgtcCGGCCGAAGATGGTTTGGGATTGCCCTTTAATCCATAGCGTTGATACCTCACGCCAAATGGGTATTTAATTGCCATCAAAAAGTATAAGGCCTCGTTTAAACTTGTAATTTGTGATCGAGATACCCAGCCAAGTGATTTCAACATTTATGGTCTTCATCCTTGCGACTATTACTTACATCTCCTTTAATAGCAAAGCTATCGTTGTTACCCGATGGTGGTGAAAAGTGTTACCTCAAATGCCACTAAACTTCGTACGTAAATCTCTAATTAAGTTTAGGATTGACGTCCTGTAACGAGATCTCACTATCTTGTGCCAAGAGATGTCTCAAAATAATAACCATTGAATGAAGTATTTAATCATTTACtaaaaagagagaaaaaagtcGACCAATCTCAAATTCCCAAATACCATATATTCAAATTGCCATATGTATAAAGACAAAAATGAGAGAATTAATAGTAAGTTGAAGATCTAAATCTTGATATTCCCTGTATTATGATTGGCAAAACGCTTTGAagttattataaatatccaatatttctttcaacctttttttttaggggattttcaaaaaggaTAGTCATTTTTCTCCTTTATTCGTCAGCACCATAATTTAACGCTTGCTCCCTTCCAGCGAAAATCAACTTAACATCGAATATTGCCAGAGATTTGATATCACTAACGATGACTTGATTTGGTTTTTAAGTAACAAACAGACAGATATTCCATAGCAGCTTTTACCCCATAATaagcaaattttgtttttcacaATGCAACTTGTGCTTCAGCagtatccttttttttctttctttataaaaattttgcattcCCTTTGTAGCTCTTGCTTATAATTTCAAAGCAAGACTTACTAAAAGCTTAGAAGTACCTTGTCTTATAATAATCATATTCGACGCTCTATAAATGCTTCAAGTTCGCTGCGTCGTGGTAAATCCCGTGAGACGAAAATTGAATACTCACAATTTTAGTAGCATAAACTGACAAAAGCAAAACGCCTAGTAACCGCGTGGTTTTTTCTCATCATTTAGCGAAAGGGATGAACTGGAATTTGATATAAGCTCGGGCATCTCATCATGCAGACATGATAAAGTAAACACTTTCCCCCAAATAACAATTTTAGCCGGACTTATGTTGTTTAACAAAAGCAGGTTGTTCcttttattgaatatttaGCAACGAAGTTTAATGAGTAAGGCATTTTCAGGTTGATTAAAGAGGAGAAGAAAAGACAGACAAATTTTAGACAAAAGGATTGTTAATTGGTCGATTgtttcattcttttaaaatttcagtTAGACAGATTACAACAAGAAATTCAAATGTATACGAAAGCTTAGCAGGAAGTATACGCCAAAAAGTTCATATTTGTTTAACCCGTCTCGGGGAAAgattaaaagagaaaatatatttattataatatatttcatgacaaaataaataaaacaagatctcaaatatatttttctctattatttatactttttCCTTAATGGTAGGATGtaagtattgaaaatgaaaaagaggTGCCATTTTCTCTACGCAATCCTCgtatattttcatttttttcgatCATAAAGACGTCGTAGAATAATCAGaatactatttttaaagtgtAAAGCAGTGGTCAATAAATAGTATAGAGGGAAATAGAAACAGTGTTGAAAGGGGGTTTACGACCGCTCACAAATGGAAGGTATTTTTTCgaattagttttttttttaaaggagaacagaagaaaaaaaggatcCGGGTCccaattttagaaaatagtCGGCTCTTgatttgattatttattaagaGAGGAAAACTAGAAAATGGGAAACGTTCCAATGATAAACCAACCATGAATAATAGTATTATACGTAAAAaacagtattttttttttttttaaacaacaaaacacaaacaaaaaattgaataacacaataatttttttgctgaTCTCTaaaccttcttttttttttttttttttttttttttaatgaaaagaaacaataaaaaaaaaataataaaagaaatcagaagcaaataaaaaggTTAAGTCTTATTGTTACACGTCTTAAAAATCGACGGCCATCTTGCTCATTCGACGAATctttcttccaaaaaagaaaaaaacaaatggcATAGGAATTAAAGCGGTAGCAATAAATCCTAGAAGTGAACCTGCCCATCCAACGCCCATATTATGAAACATTTGCACAGCAAAAAGAGGGAATCCAGCTGCCATTGCGCTTCTCATAATTGTGTTCGCGGCAATTGCAGACGCAGCTCGAAATAAATAGGCatcaattaaataattaatacaTTGCAagaaaattagtaaaattcCACAGCCAGTAGCTAATCCAGATAATGCAGGCACAACCCAGTTAACATATGAGTAATGACCCGACCAAGATAACCAAAAAATACCTGCTGGAAACATGAAACAGCCGATCATCATCGGAGGTAAACGAGCTTCCGGATCTGGCTTTCCACCTTGAGCTAAACATTTTCTGTAATACCAAGGTTCAAAGGCGATATTAATACCAGAACCAATAAACACCCCAACTAATAGACCAATGTATGGCAATTCCGCAACACCCATGGAAAAATGGCGTTTTTCCCCAAAAATAATGGGGTAAGCCTCGAGcagtaaataaagaatagCGTAAACGAATGAGCTATAAAGAGTAATGAGAAAACAAATGGGTTCGGTAAATAACAGCTTCATTGGAACTAGcaagtaattttttgctatatCACTCAAGGTGAGAACCTCCTCTTCTGATTTAGCATGGACGAAATAGTTTCCAGTTATGGCACGATACTCTTTAGCCTTACCTTGGATAATGGCCTTTGAATATGTTTCATCACAAAATAAGTAGACAATGATCAGAGCGAAAAATCCCATAAATGAAGTAATGTACTCTGTCCATCTCCATCCCAAATAAGATTTCGTGAGAAATCCACCAACGATAGGAGACACCAAAGGACCATCAAACACCATAGCAGAGAATAGCGTAATGGCGGTTCCACGATATTTGTTGGAGTACATATCGGCCAATGCTGCAGCGACAACCGTTAATGGAGCGCTAGCAAAAAAGCCGGCAAAAAATCGACACATCATAATCGTTTGAATGTCTTTGCCAACAGCAACACTAATGTTAAAAATACCAAAACCCAACATTCCAATTAATATAGGAGGTTTCCTACCACTTAGTTCAGACAGCGGAGCCCAAATAATAGGACCCGAACAATAACCGAGTAAAAACACTGTCATGGTAAGCAAAGATACGGTAAGACTAATGTGAAAAACAGTAGTGATAGCTTCAGCAGGTACAGCGAAAACAGAAGATGCAAAACTAGAACAAAGTGCAACATACGCTAAAATGCAAGTAGTTTTAAGCTTACGTTTAAATGGCCAATTTACAGCGATCAAAGGACTTTTCGGATCGATTGAAAAGACAAATCGCTCAGGTTCTTCGACAACGGGAAACACTTGTAAAAGAGGATCTTGGATACATTTTTCCACATCATCAGGGTTTGGCTCAGTTTTGGAATTTTGGTTGGAAGGATTACTATTTACAGgtgttaaattttgaaaactttcACCAGCAGTAGTAGGATATCTCGCAGCAAATCTGGCAGAAGTTGAGAAATTGGAAGTGGCAGATCTCGAAAGCTGCGGCAATTGGTATGAATTGTTAGACGCATGGCTTACAGTATGATACAACTCTGGATGAGCAGATGCAGATTGGGAGACAGTATTTTGCAAGGCTAGCTCTTCGGCCGTAGGAGTTGAAGACATTGTGAATCCGgaacttttttaatctaATGAGTGACGGAGAAGGGGattaaacaagaaaaaagaaaaaaggcTGCTAATATTGCCAAATCGGACGAAATGTAGTATATAAACCCAGTAGATGGTagcaaagtaaaataaaaacacaCACACAAACACAGATGGTACTACTAAAGTAAGAAACGTAAAGTAGcaaggaagaaaaataggaaaagaaaaattaaacagtTAAAAGAAGGTGACGGATGAAAGATGAAATGCTGTGAAAGATCGTATGGTTTCGAGTAAAGATCAAAcgaattaattaaaattgagCAAACCACAAAAACtcagaaataaatatgtGAATAAACAGTTCCACCAAAAAAAGGTGAAGCTTAAATgacaataaaaatgataataacaataaataagtTGAAGAGAAATTCTTCCCTAAACAACGAAagacaaagaaaagaagtCTATGATAGTGGTATGAAGCGTATTAACTTGCAAACTTGGTACAAATAACTCGTTTCCTAAGCAAGATATGATTTTCCACgtgtttaataaataagaaaaaaactgATGCGAAGAGTCAAGGGTGAAATTTGAAGCAAAGGAAAGGAGGAAATCggataaataaaatgtaaaaatatggCCTTTCTGAATTCGTCTATAGAAAGGTAAAAAGTACGAAGAACGTTCTAAATCCAAGTAAataaagaggaaaaaaaaagtttttgtaaTGGGAGTAAAGAATTAAATGATCAAACGTtaggaaaaaaaaccaaatgCGAAATAAttggtttattttttttttttgttggtaaaattaaaaacacacagagaagaagaaaaggaaaccCCACCTAACTACtaaatggaaaaaagaCGGAAAGTGTTTCGATAGAAGGATGAAAACAAACCGAAACGAAAGGggattttaaatatttgctACGCGATCAATCACTTTCGGCACGAAAGCAAAACGAttcgaaaaaatattaagttTGTATATATACcgaatacaaaaaaaaatggtaaGGATAATTTACAACCTGGTTTTTGGAGTGACGgtttaagaaaaagaaagggaaacaaaaattttaaaaagtacaCTAAAAGGGACGaagggaaaaaaaaaacaataaacaaaaacaagctcaaataaaataaaacaggATGGcaagagaaagaaaatgctCTGTCCTCTATTGCGGCTgatataaattaaagaataacGAGACGCGTTTTGTGAAAGCACAATTTAGCTAGAGAAAACCAATCTAAAGTACTTTGTACTTAGTTTTATGCGCAGTAAACAACAATATGTCTGCTACAGCGAAGAAGGAGGGCGAGAAAACAAGACACAGGTAATTTAAGTATCTTTTACCTAAGGGGGACGGCATCAGCAATCAATTGGTATGACGCAGAGATATGATCTACAAGAAAGCAATGTACTCGGTCACAATGAAGCCGAAGCGACAAGtatagaaaattttttgaaacacgCGGCTTTATTCATTAAACTCCGAAGCAATTGacaaaatgaagaaattgaagtcAAACAGGTAAACATGCGTTGGGCGACACAAAAATTTGCCAAGGTTCCGTGGTCTCCGTTATAATCAAAGCGCAATGTGATCTGCTTTCATATTATAGGTTTGTAAATGTTTACATATGAAAGGGGGGAAACACAATAACAATCACAATTAACagaaattattatataaaaaaacaaatgtgACTTCAAATCACACATTTGCATTCACTTTGCAAGGTGATTGACCTTGCTTGGTCattgttttctttgctGTTAAATTTGCATACGGATTTCGGCATTTTAACGCATCTGAACGCTTTTAGTGCATTATTTCGGTATCATCATTTATCAACGTGTTTCATTACGTCCTTAGATATGAATCATGCGTGGGGATTGCAATAAGGACAAATCGAAAGCgctagattttttttttgcctTATTGTCGCTGATTATCTATTACTGATTGCGCAAAACCATAACATAGCAATAACGGTGAATTCTTGATTATTTTGTAGAAAAATCTATTTCAGCATATATTGGCAAACAACATCGTGTCAAATTAGAAAAcaagagaaagaaaaggaaaaagtaaacatagacaaaacaaaacaaatgcAACGTAAGTGAGAAAAAGAggatttttattattttctattttttttttattttttattttttttaatttttacgaaaaataaagcaacGCTAAAACACCTTCTACATACTCTAGCATCCCTAATAGCATGGTCagtgaattttttttgtttgtttaccttTCTATATATACCCCagtttgtttactttaCTTCTTATAACGCATCGCGTCATTTCTGTGAGTACGTTTATGCGCTGCATATACCTACTCCACCCTAAAAACCGCTTCTAATAcgttcattttcaaatccacttataaacaaagcaattgGTTCATTGTCTTTCATGCATGAATGGTGGATCGCAGTAATTAAATTCTCACGTTATTTTAAGGGTGCAAGTCTTGTCAATTGAGGTCCGTTTGTTTACACTCCACTATATGCATGAACAAAACCTAAACGTCTATAAGCTTAGCTAAGCAATCCATTTACGTGTCGTCATTTTCTAGTGCATAAACGACCCCTTTTCCTTTTGCTACCTCTCATTCTCAAAGAGGCAAATCATCTCGGCCGAAGCTGGATTCGAAGGAACGAGAAGGGAGATTTCGGATCTAAGGCAACTGCACACATGATTATAGGGGCAGAAAAATGGGCATGTCGGCCGAGAGGCGTTTCCATAATAAGAATATATCcctttgttaaatttttgttaagataatattttattgtgtTATCGAGACGGATGTAGGATTGAAGGACGCATAGAATACAAAACTTCCTCTACAAGAGATTGACTTGACCTAAGCTtgtaaaaggaaaaagatgaaagaCAAATAAGGAGACAATGTGAGAATTAGCGTGCTTTAGTAAAACTATTGAAATGGGtgcttttttgttaatttggTTAAGGAACTGTTGTTCACatagatgaaaaaaaaaaagatcatTTAGACACTTTAGAATCGGTTGATATAATCTCGTTTGCTAAATTAACTCGCCGATACCTCCGAGcgtttttctttgtttccTTCCTGAAGCGATAAGGAATTATGAATTCAAAAGCAACGCTAGTACAGTCCAAGCAAAATTGGGTAAGGAGTGTTAAAGAGAATTtgataaatgaaataaGGTGTGTGGTTCTTTACGATAGATTTGATAACGTGATTGAGCAGCCGCGTTGAATTGTCGTGAAAATTCTTAACACGTTTACAGTGGGAAGAAATGTTGAAGGTTTAAACTAGTTTAGCAAAGAAGAAGACGCTTGAAAGGTGTAAACAGCATGTTTTAGtctaaatttattattttagtttaatgtttgttttttgtttagcTTTGTGTATGAGACAAATTtacatttcaattttaattacaatAATTGTTATTGgttattgttattttttaaatcttttgttttttttttttaattaaaaattttacttttatagatttaatttgttttgaaaaagttaattttttattttttctttattattcattgatttcttcttttgtattttgttttgtttacttgTTTTCCAATAGCTTATCTCTTCAACTTTCTCGACATGTAACTTCGCTTTTAAACAAGCTTTTGCCTTTGCTTGCCTGCTCGATCTTTGCTCATTAGTTTTTCAAACTACTTAGTAAtctaaaagaagaaagataAAGTATATATTCATCATTGACTATGGATGCTATTTGcgtaaaaaaacaaattaatgaaaaagaggAAACCTACAAATTACCATGAAAAGAAACCAGACACAAAGCTCAAACTCGCGCTGGCAGAAACAATGAATAATCAAAATAGGAATGTGGGAGACACCGACTAAAAGTAGCTTAAGAAATGTAAAAccataaaataaaaaatgaccTCAATTTCTCCggtgaattaaaaaaatgaaatagaaaaagaaaagaaggagaGCACCCGAAAAGAATATTGGGTGCATTTATCtgttctctttttttttctaataattcGTCAACCGCTTTTTGAcggaaaacaaaaaaattaaactcTGAATTTctgccaaaaaaaaaagagaaagaaaatcgTAAACGATATATACAACTAACCGATTAAGATAGGATAGTAAGATATCCATTACAAATTAACGGTATTTTTACTCATTAGACGGATACGCTTaccaaaaatgaaaaaaagcgTAGGAATGGGAATTAAAGCGGTAGCAATAAATCCCAAAAGTGAACCGGCCCAGCCGATGCCCATATTGTGAAACATTTGAACAGCAAATAAAGGAAATCCTGCAGCAACCAAACTACGCATAATTGTGTTGGCAGCAATGACGGATGCTGCACGGAACAGATATGCATCGatcaaataaatcaaaGATTGCATAAAAATCGTAAGGATACCACACCCAGTAAGCAAACCGGAGAGTGTTGGTACAATCCAGTGTACATGAGTATAATAACCGGACCATGCTAGCCAAAAAATGCCTGCTGGAAATAACACCGATCCGATCATCATGGGTGGTAAACGAGCCTCAGGAACTGGTTTCCCTCCATTGGCGTCAAGCTTTCTATTGTAATAACCCTGGAAATAAGCAATCAGGGCAGCACCTAAAATAACACCAACCAAAAGACCGATGTATGGAAGGGCGTCTACACCTAGAGAGAAATGTCGCTTTTCTGCAAATATAATTGGATAAGCCTCCaacaataaatacaaaattccATACACAAATGACATGTACAGAGTGAGAAGAAATACGATGGGTTCGCAGAACAACAAGACAAAAGGAACAGCCAAGTATCGTTTTGCTAAAGCCTTAAAGTCAATGTACTCTTCTTCAGACTTGGCACGAATGAAGTTGTTGTTGTACTCAACACGAAGTCGGGCAGCCTCTTGCTCAGTAATGGTACGAGAATAACATTCCTTcataaaaagcaaacaaagaGTAGAGAAAAAACCCATAAATGAGGTAATGTATTCTGTCCAACGCCAACCCAAATAAGACTTTGCAAGGAAACCACCAGCAATAGGACCAATCAATGGACCGGCAAAGGTAATGCAAGCAAATATACACACCGCCGGGCCACGAGTTTTGTTGTCAAACATGTCGGCAAAGGCAGCTGCCACAACAGACAAGGGAGAACTGGCGCAGAAACCGCTGAAAAAACGACAGATCATCACAGTTTGCACATCTTTGGCAACGGCAACAGCAATTGAGAAAATCGAAAACATAAACATTCCTACAATTAATGGAATCTTACGTCCCACCAATTCCGAAATAGGAGCCCACAAAATAGGACCTGAAGCAAATCCACAAACGTATAGAGACATACCCAACAAGGCAACCGTAAGACCGATATGATACTTGGCTGCGAAGATGGTAGCAGCTGCGGAAAAAACTGAGGAACCCCAAGATGCAGTTAGTGTAGTAAACGCCAGTAGAGCGACATGCAATATTTTAACATGTGTAGGCCAATTGACAGCCAACCTAGGATCTGAGGGTTCAAGAGACACATAGAACCTTTCCGGATTTGTGATGTATGGAAAGCCACCAGGGCCTTCCTCTATTAATAACTGTTGCTTTTCCAAGTCAGCTGATTGGTATTGCTCGGCAGGAAAACCTTCGTCTGCCACGGCGGGATCGGTGTGCTCAGAAGTTGAATCAGTAGAAGATGCATGCTGGGCGTTTGCCTTTTCCTCAGAATTTGATGAGTCAGAAGAGGTAGAAGAATTATTGTTATACATTTTGATAAGTTTAAAAGACGAAGATGAGACCGTTCGTCAAAACGGATGGAAGAATCAATCAGCAATCTAGCAAAGGGGAAAACGAGTaggaaaaaaggaaaaaataaaagaaagaaagaaaacgGGTAAAGAAAGATTCTTCAAGataagaaataaatattaaacagTTGTTTTTTGGGTgtttaaatgaagaatatCCCTTCCTcaatatttgtttaaaggaaaagagGTCAATTTCGCTACCGGAAATTTAACGAAACTTAAAAGACGCTACAACTCAACTTTAATCTATTGCGAGGTTTTTGGTGTTCTAAGTAGGCGAGCGACTTTAAACATATGCTTTCCAGCAAGTACTAGTCGACACTACACGTTTTCCAGATTAGATAAGTTTAACAATGGGATAGCCCACAATACCCAGGAATGTTAAGTAAAACGTCTGTTGAGAGTGTAGAAATCCATCTTGTTTTAAACACTTTCAAGGAACTTAACTCGGACCGAAAAAAGATCCGTCTCCATCTATATCTGGTGGCAGTCTTTCCACTTATACCTGTGAATTAAGATGTTGTTGGTTGTTCATTAAATCTGCATTGGGAGTCTATTTCGGAATGCGAAAAGATTCTTTTTATGCAGTTTCGGATCTAAAATGGAAAATATAGATAAAACAAGGATGCGCTAAAGATCGTTACACTATTACCTTATTATGATGCAACACTCGAATGCGCTTTTGGATCGCATTCCGCCATGCAACATAGTGGGTTATCTCTTTAATGGATGCCGgaaagtaaacaaaaaaaaaagaatcgAAGGAAGAGAGAGGTATGAATAATAGAAGTGCTTTCTCAAACAGTtgttttgcaaaagaaagaaagaaaatctctgtttttttttttgtggGGAGTGGAAAGTAAAAGGTTATCCTGTTTAtcattttgctaatttttgttttgcgtttcattttgtttatcgttttgattatttattcattatatttttatttttattttttctttccgTCTATTTTGATATTAATGGCTAATAACCCTTGTTTATCcttattttctttacttttccCGTTAATATagattcttttttctctctaGACAAAATAACACACCCGTCTTATAAGGGCTACATATTCAAGTTTGTGTTTTCAGCATGCGAGCTGGGATGCGAATCGGTTTTAATTGTAACATGACTACCTGTATTTATATATTGTAACTGGaggtaaaataaacattaatACTTACGTATGCCATGGCTTGCTTTTGCCAGCCCAGTTCGGTTTTTGTATCCAAAAAGCTCGGTTTTGCCGGGGAAAGGGATGGTACGGAAAGTGTTGCTGATGATGTTAAGCGGGTGAATATTGCTAAAAAGaagtaataaataatagtGTGTTGAAGTaactgaaataaaaaaggattgGAGCAGTTAAACTAGCTAAACATTTTCATCTCTTTCTctaattcatttattcCTTCTTgtgtaaatttattatttattttttgcaactCTTATATTGCACTAGATTTCATTCGAGTTCGTAAAGTTAGAATTACAAATACACAAAAACGCAAAGgtgtaagctacgcagtttggtatctgatttaaggatacgtagaact
This region of Schizosaccharomyces pombe strain 972h- genome assembly, chromosome: II genomic DNA includes:
- a CDS encoding spermidine family transporter, producing the protein MSESSVNADTPKNTNDVLNGAYQSATTEPEGQYRSATDNPSLYQVPTHGSLYRNLSNSASAYYPANGNMNSREPANELSDISSLAEKGELEPPMAKLLSDPDFQGKQFPTVEAPELFIFELAPDSPSIALNWTFWRKMKTTSIYAYASLTIAWGSSVLSPASATLAKKYHIGMTTSLLNVSLFMLGYCLGPICWAPMSEITGRKTPLYIGLFLFSVFQIAVATAQDIQTIMICRFFGGYGACVPLCVVAAAFADMYPNRYRGTAITIFAAVIFVGPLVAPIVGGFLTKSYLGWRWTEYITSFMGFLSIILIYLFCEETYLKTITENKVQEYREITGNQLVHARSEEESLSARDIIMNYLLIPLKMLATEPIVFLVSLYCSFVYAIIYLLLEAYPVIFQEGRHFPLGVSALPYIGILVGVFIGCGINCLFEPWYFRQVIKAGNKPAPEARLPPMMIGSFLFPAGIFWLAWSGYYTYVHWIVPTLSGLLTGAGILLIFLQCLNYLLDAYLFRAASVFAANVIMRSAVAGGFPLFAVQMFHNMGVGWAGSLLGFIATALIPMPFAFFFFGKKIRAKSKMTAQF
- a CDS encoding spermidine family transporter, whose translation is MSSTPTAEELALQNTVSQSASAHPELYHTVSHASNNSYQLPQLSRSATSNFSTSARFAARYPTTAGESFQNLTPVNSNPSNQNSKTEPNPDDVEKCIQDPLLQVFPVVEEPERFVFSIDPKSPLIAVNWPFKRKLKTTCILAYVALCSSFASSVFAVPAEAITTVFHISLTVSLLTMTVFLLGYCSGPIIWAPLSELSGRKPPILIGMLGFGIFNISVAVGKDIQTIMMCRFFAGFFASAPLTVVAAALADMYSNKYRGTAITLFSAMVFDGPLVSPIVGGFLTKSYLGWRWTEYITSFMGFFALIIVYLFCDETYSKAIIQGKAKEYRAITGNYFVHAKSEEEVLTLSDIAKNYLLVPMKLLFTEPICFLITLYSSFVYAILYLLLEAYPIIFGEKRHFSMGVAELPYIGLLVGVFIGSGINIAFEPWYYRKCLAQGGKPDPEARLPPMMIGCFMFPAGIFWLSWSGHYSYVNWVVPALSGLATGCGILLIFLQCINYLIDAYLFRAASAIAANTIMRSAMAAGFPLFAVQMFHNMGVGWAGSLLGFIATALIPMPFVFFFFGRKIRRMSKMAVDF
- the mfs3 gene encoding spermidine family transporter → MYNNNSSTSSDSSNSEEKANAQHASSTDSTSEHTDPAVADEGFPAEQYQSADLEKQQLLIEEGPGGFPYITNPERFYVSLEPSDPRLAVNWPTHVKILHVALLAFTTLTASWGSSVFSAAATIFAAKYHIGLTVALLGMSLYVCGFASGPILWAPISELVGRKIPLIVGMFMFSIFSIAVAVAKDVQTVMICRFFSGFCASSPLSVVAAAFADMFDNKTRGPAVCIFACITFAGPLIGPIAGGFLAKSYLGWRWTEYITSFMGFFSTLCLLFMKECYSRTITEQEAARLRVEYNNNFIRAKSEEEYIDFKALAKRYLAVPFVLLFCEPIVFLLTLYMSFVYGILYLLLEAYPIIFAEKRHFSLGVDALPYIGLLVGVILGAALIAYFQGYYNRKLDANGGKPVPEARLPPMMIGSVLFPAGIFWLAWSGYYTHVHWIVPTLSGLLTGCGILTIFMQSLIYLIDAYLFRAASVIAANTIMRSLVAAGFPLFAVQMFHNMGIGWAGSLLGFIATALIPIPTLFFIFGKRIRLMSKNTVNL